From a single Parambassis ranga chromosome 2, fParRan2.1, whole genome shotgun sequence genomic region:
- the vps28 gene encoding vacuolar protein sorting-associated protein 28 homolog — protein MFHGISVTGGVGGAPANKPELYEEVKLYKNAREREKYDNMAELFAVVKTLQALEKAYIKDCVTPNEYTASCSRLLVQYKAAFKQVQGSDVGSIDEFCRKYRLDCPLAMERIKEDRPITIKDDKGNLNRCIADIVSLFITVMDKLRLEIRAMDEIQPDLRELMETMNRMSNMPPDSEAKDKVSLWLTTLSSMSASDELDDNQVRQMLFDLESAYNAFNRFLHSS, from the exons ATGTTCCATGGAATATCAGTCACTGGAGGAGTCGGAGGAG CTCCAGCCAATAAACCTGAGTTATATGAG GAAGTGAAGTTATACAAAAATGCAAGGGAACGAGAAAA gtATGATAACATGGCAGAGCTGTTTGCTGTTGTCAAGACCCTGCAGGCCCTGGAGAAGGCTTACATCAAAGACTGTGTAACACCCAATGA GTACACTGCTTCCTGTTCCAGACTCTTGGTTCAGTATAAGGCTGCTTTCAAACAGGTGCAGGGCTCAGATGTAGGGTCCATTGATGAATTCTGCAGGAAATACAGA CTTGACTGCCCTCTAGCAATGGAAAGGATCAAGGAGGATCGGCCAATCACCATCAAGGATGACAAGGGAAACCTGAACCGCTGCATTGCAGATATAGTTTCT CTGTTTATTACTGTGATGGACAAACTGAGACTCGAGATCAGGGCCATGGATGAG ATCCAACCAGACCTGAGGGAGCTCATGGAAACCATGAACAGAATGAGCAACATGCCCCCAGACTCAGAGGCTAAGGACAAAGTCAGCCTCTG GTTGACCACcctcagcagcatgtctgcCTCAGATGAGTTGGACGATAATCAGGTTCGTCAGATGTTATTCGATCTAGAGTCAGCCTACAACGCCTTCAACCGCTTCCTCCACTCCTCTTAA